Proteins encoded together in one Cataglyphis hispanica isolate Lineage 1 chromosome 17, ULB_Chis1_1.0, whole genome shotgun sequence window:
- the LOC126856072 gene encoding zinc finger protein 436-like, producing MEKIEIVKIEECPDAVLIEGTTTEILFDTNTSDIQIQDQPILVDCSPHADVKVISENGQIISIITDYECVTCHRIFQSEDMLKEHLDMCREEDDTTNIMEFNDMENYDSEDNEEDEDDPSLNEDSDSKSQKNNNEKIQLVIKPVPETQCHCCAEDLKTAHSGGEFKCPHCNLSFKKKASLNRHDIVIHWKCDTCTCDECGSSFRDKKALNKHRYTTHGDRKIFRCEPCDTYFSRGYHLNRHIMQSGCHGSILNTFSCQVCKKVFTRKDNLREHLRTHAGTPQRQKKPCKYCPKEFFTSQQLLVHERMHTGERPVSCDLCPKTFLSSLALKKHRRVHTGEKPFECKYCQRKFAARETLNRHQRTHTGEKPHVCQYCGKSFIQAAQLRAHVFHHTGENGFYCDVCGKAFNRKARLNIHKKFVHEGAIPFTCKNCDKGFTRKEDLVKHALLHTGIKPFKCDKCPKAFSAKSSLQAHLNTHRREPPQSCVECNRVFIRQDCLMRHIRAKHRELLEDVMNEVERKHLQTQLYNIASIAAAKTKNGESRRLSTDELLKAIIDLLRILIDEETLQLFGWPEAPIQDILEAVIRRCGHEPITSESNIIFTERLRQNVKLLFTVVIDTVKDDTVKSLLTTKTVDDVILHVLEISNGIQD from the exons ATGGAGAAGATAG aaattgtaaaaatagagGAATGTCCTGATGCTGTATTGATTGAGGGTACAACCACAGAAATCTTATttg ataCAAATACCTCAGATATACAGATTCAGGATCAGCCTATATTAGTAGATTGTAGCCCACATGCTGATGTAAAAG ttatttcagaaaatggtcaaattatatcaattattactgACTATGAATGTGTGACATGTCACCGTATCTTTCAATCTGAAGAT ATGTTGAAGGAGCATTTAGACATGTGCAGAGAGGAAGATGACACAACCAATATCATGGAGTTCAATGATATGGAAAATTACGATTCAGAAGATAATGAAGAGGATGAGGATGATCCATCTTTAAATGaag atTCAGATTCCAAGAgccaaaaaaataacaatgaaaagATTCAACTTGTAATCAAGCCTGTACCAGAAACGCAATGTCATTGTTGTGCAGAAGATTTGAAGACAGCACATAGCGGCGGAGAATTCAAATGTCCCCATTGTAATctcagttttaaaaaaaaggcaTCTTTGAATAGGCATGATATAGTTATACACTGGAAGTGCGACACGTGCACGTGCGACGAATGTGGCTCATCTTTCCGTgataaaaaagcattaaataaaCATCGTTATACCACGCATGgagatcgtaaaatttttag atgtgAGCCTTGCGACACTTATTTTTCTCGAGGTTACCATTTAAATCGACACATTATGCAATCTGGTTGTCACGGAAGTATACTCAATACATTTAGTTgccaa GTTTGCAAGAAAGTTTTTACGCGTAAGGATAATTTGCGGGAACACTTGCGTACTCACGCGGGAACACCTCAGAGACAAAAAAAACCGTGTAAATATTGTCCAAAAGAGTTTTTTACGAGCCAACAGTTGTTAGTTCATGAACGTATGCATACTGGAGAACGGCCAGTCTCATGCGATTTATGTCCGAAAACATTCCTCTCATCGTTGGCGCTAAAAAAGCATCGTCGTGTACATACCGGAGAGAAGCCGTTcgaatgtaaatat TGTCAGAGAAAGTTTGCAGCTCGTGAGACGCTGAATCGTCATCAACGGACTCATACAGGTGAAAAGCCGCATGTGTGCCAATATTGCGGTAAATCGTTCATACAAGCAGCTCAATTAAGAGCACATGTATTCCACCATACTGGAGAGAATGGTTTTTATTGCGACGTATGCGGTAAAGCATTCAACCGGAAAGCACGTTTAAATATTCACAAGAAATTCGTACACGAGGGTGCTATTCCatttacatgtaaaaattgCGATAAAGGCTTCACACGAAAAGAGGACTTGGTGAAACATGCGCTGTTGCATACTGGCATCAAAC CATTCAAGTGTGACAAATGTCCAAAAGCCTTCTCGGCAAAATCGTCGTTGCAAGCTCATCTCAACACCCATAGACGCGAACCGCCCCAATCGTGCGTCGAGTGCAATAGAGTATTCATTCGACAAGATTGTCTGATGCGACACATTCGGGCAAAACATCGAGAACTATTGGAGGACGTGATGAACGAGGTCGAAAGAAAGCATTTGCAGacacaattatacaatattgccTCGATCGCCGCAGCCAAAACGAAAAACGGAGAATCCAGAAGGCTTTCAACCGATGAATTGTTAAAAGCCATCATAGATCTTTTGAGGATACTTATTGATGAGGAAACATTACAG CTGTTTGGTTGGCCAGAGGCTCCGATACAAGATATTTTGGAAGCTGTGATCAGAAGATGTGGGCACGAGCCTATAACGTCGGAAtctaacataatatttaccgAGAGATTACGACAAAATGTTAAGCTTTTATTCACCGTCGTCATCGACACAGTGAAAGATGACACGGTAAAATCCCTTTTGACGACGAAGACAGTGGACGATGTCATTCTCCATGTTTTGGAGATATCTAATGGCATACAGGATtag
- the LOC126855943 gene encoding replication stress response regulator SDE2 codes for MLNIKIAGASVKCVINNDTPIALYELWQRVEEETGLLRDQYYIVHNGRLMQKDDICTSGCATIVPRLLGGKGGFGSMLRAIGAQIEKTTNREACRDLSGRRLRDINEEKRLKAWIEKQTKRHDEEAERKKKKLEKLCAEPRHEFKDQRYERERAELPEKVEDAVEEGFKAATVSGVKRKLEKDVQPNKRKTILDFEIDSEFEDTSDDSDNDDSDKSDILAAKKSKTEQQTSTDSGNSSDDTGKLDESTKKIESGHSESSIVNEINDKVSSNETDPKCIVDSTKDQNIDSRKEATV; via the exons ATGTTGAATATAAAGATCGCAGGAGCATCCGTGAAATGCGTTATTAACAATGACACGCCGATAGCACTGTATGAATTGTGGCAACGAGTCGAAGAAGAGACG gGGCTTTTACGTGATCAATATTACATCGTACATAATGGCCGACTTATGCAGAAAGATGATATTTGCACGAGTGGTTGCGCAACTATTGTTCCAAGACTCCTGGGTGGCAAAGGTGGTTTCGGTTCTATGTTACGGGCGATAGGCGCGCAAATAGAGAAGACTACGAATCGCGAGGCTTGTAGGGATCTGAGCGGTCGCAGATTGCGTGACATAAACGAGGAAAAAAGGTTGAAGGCTTGGATCGAGAAACAGACCAAGAGACATGACGAGGAAGCAGAGCGCAAGAAGAAGAAGCTTGAGAAATTATGCGCTGAACCGAGACATGAGTTCAAAGATCAGCGTTACGAACGGGAGAGAGCAGAGCTACCTGAGAAAGTCGAAGATGCAGTTGAAGAAGGTTTCAAAGCTGCTACTGTGTCAGGCGTTAAAaggaaattagaaaaagatgtTCAACCAAATAAACGCAAAACTATATTAGATTTTGAGATTGATTCCGAATTTGAGGATACTTCAGATGATAGTGACAATGATGATAGTGACAAGAGTGACATATTAGCTGCAAAAAAAAGCAAGACAGAGCAACAAACGTCGACTGACAGTGGGAATTCCAGTGATGATACTGGAAAACTTGATGAGAGCACCAAGAAAATAGAAAGCGGGCATTCCGAGTCGTCGATTGTTAATGAGATAAACGATAAAGTTTCGAGTAATGAGACAGATCCAAAATGTATTGTTGATTCTACCAAGGACCAAAATATAGATTCTAGAAAAGAAGCTACTGTTTAG
- the LOC126856073 gene encoding ataxin-7-like protein 3 translates to MSVTEERIQELNRRFLDFMSKTENVDTATKEIYEDLLDEVLMGFVFDVHRTTKTGSSDIEEGIPDDESYAIVDSPGLDVFGQHPVKKSQECNCPNCERSVAACIFANHLAKCIGMGRNSSRIASLRIANNSKDLNNYGGVLSDNDDDVDWSLTNDSGSKRKRPRKDRNGVSKRSGKQQKQGSAASSSGSSQRNGETTAIVSGSGSVHNSNENSPSNYENMSLVDKRALLTQICGVVSEHTKKLCTRSIRCPQHTDDQRKEVRANLDSSSGNNSQDNLHVDVDTYEESEGQNLRDTLARWDREGSSHSSPADSASTTSTSSISRKRETKSKGKGKASSKRDRGSPISQGD, encoded by the exons ATGTCTGTTACTGAGGAGAGAATTCAAGAGTTAAATCGGCGTTTCCTGGACTTTATGAGCAAAACAGAAAATGTTGATACGGCCACAAAGGAGATTTATGAAGATTTGTTGGATGAGGTTTTGATGGGTTTTGTCTTTGATGTGCATCGCACCACCAAGACTGGCAGTTCTGATATCGAGGAGGGCATTCCCGATGACGAATCTTATGCCATTGTCG attcgcCCGGTCTAGATGTATTTGGCCAACACCCGGTGAAGAAATCTCAAGAGTGTAACTGTCCGAATTGCGAGCGCAGTGTGGCCGCATGCATATTTGCTAATCACTTGGCAAAGTGCATAGGTATGGGCAGAAACAGTTCGCGTATCGCGTCGCTTCGCATCGCTAACAATTCCAAAGACCTGAACAATTACGGGGGAGTATTGAGCGATAATGATGACGACGTGGACTGGAGTCTGACCAACGATAGCGGCAGCAAACGCAAACGTCCACGCAAGGATCGCAATGGCGTGAGCAAGCGTTCAGGTAAGCAGCAGAAACAGGGAAGCGCTGCCAGTAGCAGCGGTTCGTCACAGAGAAACGGTGAGACCACTGCTATTGTCAGCGGGAGCGGCAGCGTCCACAACAGCAACGAGAATTCGCCGTCAAATTACGAGAATATGTCCCTCGTGGATAAGCGAGCATTACTTACGCAGATCTGCGGCGTAGTATCCGAGCACACGAAGAAATTGTGCACTAGGTCCATTAGGTGCCCGCAACATACTGACGATCAGCGTAAAGAGGTACGTGCCAATCTGGATTCCAGTAGCGGCAACAACAGCCAAGATAATCTACACGTCGACGTGGATACGTACGAGGAGAGTGAAGGGCAGAATTTGCGAGATACATTGGCGAGATGGGACCGGGAAGGTTCGAGTCACTCTAGCCCGGCCGACTCGGCCTCGACCACGTCGACCTCGTCGATCAGCCGAAAGCGGGAGACTAAATCTAAGGGCAAGGGAAAGGCTTCGTCGAAGCGCGATCGCGGTTCCCCGATTTCGCAAGGAGACTGA
- the LOC126855941 gene encoding CLIP domain-containing serine protease HP8-like → MAKLNNLSRMPTSVSRFLNLLALLIVSINAQNSRTDCRVDGQVGACISARECPMVSTILQQSRDQAITYLRRNHCGFEGMNPLVCCIGNANINIRPSETIINPGSTPGWNSQPSSSPLNENIQVNLADNPLLPSDCGRDLSQRIVGGERTELGEFPWMALLEYQKPNGRTTACGGVLINKRYILTAAHCIKGKDLPSNWRLTSVRLGEYDTDTERDCVPDSEDSVVCADDTVTVGVEEQIAHEEYRPLSRDQRYDIALLRLSRDVSFTNFIKPICLPSNTSLNGKLVVAGWGKTETRSASNVKLKLALPLADKEQCDQTYSNAGIQLGYGQICAGGQKGKDSCRGDSGGPLMSVERIADGTGRWAAVGVVSFGPSPCGMQGWPGVYTRVIDFVPWIVSKLRP, encoded by the exons ATGGCaaagttgaataatttatcgagGATGCCGACGTCGGTTTCAAGATTCCTCAACTTACTGGCATTACTGATTGTCAGTATCAATGCGC AAAATTCGCGAACGGACTGCAGAGTTGACGGCCAGGTAGGCGCGTGTATATCTGCTCGCGAATGCCCGATGGTGTCCACCATCCTGCAGCAATCGCGCGATCAAGCGATCACGTACCTGAGGCGCAATCATTGCGGCTTCGAAGGTATGAATCCGCTGGTGTGCTGCATAGGCAATGCAAATATCAACATCCGTCCTAGCGAAACCATAATAAATCCCGGATCCACCCCGGGATGGAATTCGCAGCCATCTAGCTCGCCACTTAACGAGAACATCCAGGTAAATTTAGCGGACAATCCGTTGCTGCCGAGCGACTGCGGCCGAGATCTGTCACAGAGAATCGTGGGCGGCGAACGCACCGAGCTCGGCGAGTTCCCTTGGATGGCGTTATTGGAGTATCAGAAAC CCAACGGTAGGACGACAGCGTGCGGCGGTGTCCTGATCAATAAGCGCTACATCCTCACCGCCGCCCATTGCATCAAGGGCAAGGATCTGCCGTCCAACTGGCGGCTGACCAGCGTTCGTCTGGGCGAGTACGACACCGACACCGAGCGCGATTGCGTGCCTGATAGCGAAGACAGCGTGGTGTGTGCTGATGATACCGTCACCGTAGGCGTGGAGGAACAAATCGCTCATGAGGAATACCGGCCGCTGTCACGGGACCAACGTTATGACATCGCGCTGTTGCGTCTCAGTCGAGATGTATCGTTCACCAACTTCATCAAACCCATCTGTTTGCCGTCCAACACGTCGCTCAACGGCAAACTCGTCGTAGCCGGTTGGGGCAAGACGGAGACCCGCTCGGCGTCCAACGTCAAGCTAAAGCTGGCGTTGCCGCTAGCGGATAAGGAACAATGCGATCAGACCTACAGCAACGCCGGTATCCAGCTGGGCTACGGACAGATTTGCGCGGGCGGTCAGAAGGGCAAGGACTCGTGTCGGGGCGACTCAGGAGGTCCTCTTATGTCCGTCGAGAGAATCGCCGATGGCACCGGCAGATGGGCCGCCGTGGGCGTTGTGTCCTTTGGACCATCGCCATGCGGCATGCAGGGCTGGCCCGGTGTCTACACCAGAGTGATAGACTTCGTTCCTTGGATCGTTAGTAAACTGAGACCATAA
- the LOC126855944 gene encoding CLIP domain-containing serine protease HP8-like produces MIRVADVTKHPGWLLLEHKRCGNSNTDRIIGGKNASLGAYPWIARIGYGIPGTDEILSYRCGGTLINSLYVVTAAHCVMNLPENFKVSGIRLGEHNTLTDPDCELDYCAEPVQDFVPKSIIAHKDYNKPMFKNDIAIIRLNKPAVYNEFVKPICMMSGELIQKNFIGEMAEVAGWGIYDINDPQSSTILQTIKVPIVKMNRCVQSFKNFAVMSKQHQMCVGGILGEDSCGGDSGGPLMKVQTLDGRTRYYFIGVVSFGAKACGASQTPAIYTKVAAYTTWILEHISP; encoded by the exons atgatcCGCGTAGCCGATGTAACAAAACATCCTGGCTGGCTGTTGCTGGAGCACAAGAGATGCGGCAATTCTAACACCGATCGCATTATCGGTGGCAAGAATGCAAGTCTCGGCGCGTATCCTTGGATCGCGAGAATAGGATATGGCATACCTGGCACCGACGAGATATTAAGTTACAGATGCGGTGGGACTTTGATCAATTCGTTATACGTGGTCACCGCAGCTCACTGCGTGATGAATCTGCccgaaaa TTTCAAGGTCAGTGGAATCCGTTTGGGCGAGCACAACACTTTGACTGATCCCGATTGTGAACTCGATTATTGTGCTGAGCCAGTGCAAGATTTTGTACCGAAATCGATAATCGCTCACAAAGATTACAATAAGCCGATGTTCAAGAATGACATTGCTATAATACGGTTGAACAAACCGGCGGTTTACAACG AGTTTGTAAAGCCGATATGTATGATGAGCGGTGAACTTATACAGAAGAACTTCATCGGCGAAATGGCGGAAGTCGCCGGTTGGGGGATATACGATATCA ATGACCCGCAGTCCAGCACGATCCTGCAAACGATCAAAGTACCAATCGTCAAAATGAACAGGTGTGTGCAGTCCTTTAAGAACTTCGCGGTGATGTCGAAGCAGCATCAGATGTGCGTAGGCGGTATCCTGGGTGAGGATTCTTGCGGGGGTGACAGCGGCGGACCCCTAATGAAGGTGCAGACCTTGGACGGACGGACTAGATATTACTTCATCGGCGTCGTCTCCTTCGGTGCGAAAGCCTGCGGCGCCTCTCAGACTCCAGCCATCTACACCAAGGTCGCTGCATATACTACATGGATCCTGGAACATATATCCCCGTGA